In the genome of Cryptomeria japonica chromosome 8, Sugi_1.0, whole genome shotgun sequence, one region contains:
- the LOC131045340 gene encoding uncharacterized protein LOC131045340, with translation MEQPFRTFDNQLLNGSRRWGDVHSDQNEERNRNNQDNGGINGNEENDGDWNNTNRGNIINNNGGSNRYGSNQKNRNNGINNDNYGNGNGGGRNNNNGNGGNHRNNGNNNGGGNNWNNGNGIDSAEQHAVNVKNIIEEFEVPHEDLFIKLKNHYEILSHKPNTLQQAFKTTATIENIRKVFSDDGEDIPSLRKLFQEEVVPSLSNLTKEEKKASTIAVIEQVKSNYQLRNRNVNNEQGKLSGIFARVTKSNVTNNDTAKGKDTSAKKGKEPK, from the exons aTGGAGCAACCTTTTAGAACCTTTGATAACCAATTATTAAATGGAAGCAGAAGATGGGGGGACGTGCATAGTGATCAAAATGAAGAAAGGAATAGAAACAACCAAGATAATGGAGGAATAAATGGAAATGAGGAGAATGATGGAGACTGGAATAACACAAATAGAggtaatattataaataataatggAGGAAGTAATAGATATGGGAGCaaccaaaaaaatagaaataatggAATTAACAATGACAATTATGGAAATGGTAATGGTGGAGGTAGAaacaacaataatggcaatggAGGTAATCATAGAAATAACGGaaataataatggtggtggaaacaattggaacaatg gaaatggaattgattcagCAGAACAACATGCAGTTAATgtgaaaaatatcattgaagaatttgaggtaCCTCATGAGGATCTATTCAtcaaact aAAAaatcattatgagattttgtctcataaaCCTAATactttacaacaagcattcaagacaacTGCTACTATTGAGAATATTAGGAAG GTTTTTTCTGATGATGGTGAAGATATCCCTtccttgagaaaattgtttcaggaGGAAGTAGTGCCGTCTTTGAGTAATTTGACTAAAGAAGAGAAGAAAGCTTCCACTATTGCAGTTATAGAACAAGTAAAAAGCAATTACCAATTGAgaaataggaatgtcaacaatgagCAGGGTAAGCTATCAGGTATTTTTGCTAGGGTCACAAAATCAAATGTGACAAATAACGACACAGCCAAGGGCAAGGATACAAGTGCCAAGAAAGGGAAGGAACCAAAATAG